The following coding sequences lie in one Diorhabda sublineata isolate icDioSubl1.1 unplaced genomic scaffold, icDioSubl1.1 Dsub_29, whole genome shotgun sequence genomic window:
- the LOC130452211 gene encoding uncharacterized protein LOC130452211: MNPGDLPNRVCFPEELLDSKWWEGPRWLYGPRSEWPNCDVTPDENEVQMERRKTPLISALSQEPGVFCCERLARYFSSYHRIVRMVAWMIRFLWNKYSKKEKRSGELSLSEIARAEKVVRKSIQDEAFEGLGDKQLKNLKPHKDKVGLMRLRTRIWARKDPEDFRAPYILPFQHVIVDRLIHDLHTQNGHIGRQGLLNLLRERFWIVRGRQAVRRIVSACVICRRYRAKALEVKSPPLPENRVRDARVFEISDTDFAGPLYLKNGDKVWVCIFTCAVYRVTHLELVTAMSTEAFIMAFRRFIARWGRPSFMYSDNGTNYKGFKNALDGIDWQRVASRGLVNQIEWRFNPPTATWWGGFWERLIGILKVHLRKILGRASLTFEELNTVISECTAYINSRPITYTSDDPSDPVPITPQMFIGDIQEMGVPDLDEVDAKSLHKIRSGCIGRWQWLKN; the protein is encoded by the coding sequence ATGAACCCAGGAGATCTTCCTAACAGGGTTTGTTTTCCTGAAGAACTTCTTGACTCCAAATGGTGGGAGGGGCCGAGATGGTTGTACGGGCCGCGTTCTGAATGGCCTAACTGCGATGTCACTCCTGATGAAAATGAAGTTCAAATGGAAAGGAGAAAAACGCCTTTGATTTCAGCTTTATCCCAAGAACCAGGTGTGTTTTGCTGCGAAAGATTAGCCCGGTACTTTTCTTCTTATCACCGGATCGTTCGAATGGTTGCATGGATGATAAGGTTTCTGTGgaacaaatattcaaagaagGAGAAGCGCTCTGGAGAGCTGTCTTTGTCGGAAATCGCAAGAGCTGAAAAGGTGGTTCGGAAATCGATACAGGATGAAGCTTTTGAAGGGCTAGGTGATAAACAGCTCAAAAATTTGAAGCCACACAAAGATAAAGTCGGACTGATGCGTTTGAGAACCCGTATTTGGGCGAGAAAAGACCCTGAAGACTTCCGTGCACCTTATATTCTTCCTTTCCAGCATGTCATTGTTGACAGATTGATCCACGACTTGCACACACAGAATGGGCACATTGGACGGCAAGGTCTTCTGAACCTTCTAAGAGAAAGATTCTGGATCGTTAGAGGGAGGCAAGCTGTGAGAAGAATTGTGTCTGCGTGTGTGATATGCAGGCGTTATAGGGCCAAGGCATTGGAAGTCAAGTCTCCACCGCTCCCGGAGAATCGGGTAAGAGACGCTCGTGTGTTCGAAATCAGTGACACGGATTTTGCTGGTCCACTCTACCTTAAAAATGGAGACAAAGTTTGGGTGTGCATATTCACCTGTGCTGTTTATCGTGTCACACATTTGGAATTGGTTACTGCCATGTCAACGGAAGCCTTCATCATGGCGTTTCGACGTTTCATTGCGCGTTGGGGCAGACCTTCCTTCATGTACAGTGACAATGGTACAAACTATAAGGGGTTCAAAAATGCTCTCGATGGAATTGATTGGCAGAGAGTAGCGTCCCGCGGTTTGGTGAACCAAATTGAATGGCGCTTCAACCCACCCACAGCAACATGGTGGGGCGGGTTCTGGGAACGCTTAATAGGGATTTTGAAAGTTCATCTTCGCAAAATTCTGGGACGGGCTTCACTCACTTTTGAAGAGTTGAACACCGTGATCAGTGAGTGTACTGCTTATATCAATTCTCGCCCCATCACCTATACATCGGATGACCCCAGTGATCCGGTGCCTATTACTCCTCAAATGTTCATTGGAGATATTCAAGAAATGGGTGTCCCTGACTTGGACGAAGTTGATGCGAAGAGTTTACACAAAATCAGAAGCGGATGCATTGGCCGATGGCAGTGGTTGAAGAACTGA